One region of Baekduia soli genomic DNA includes:
- a CDS encoding serine/threonine-protein kinase has protein sequence MTEVSREVGRYGILREIGRGGMARVYLARQNDLDRLVALKELSAFHASDPQFAQRFLRESRLAGSLSHPNIVTVHEYFEFEGTPFIAMEYVPRGSLRPYVGRLSLAQVVGVIEGMLAGLTHAEGKGIVHRDLKPENVMVTDEGRVKIADFGIAKAGSDVGATGAFMTATGTTVGTPAYMAPEQAMARDIGPWTDLYSLGVMAYEMLVGRLPFPESEAPMVLLMKHVNEPVPPPRSINPDLDLELADWIERLLVKDPAGRLRDATEAWDELEETVIRIFGARWRREARLPAPAPVSDTPRPLTPAPFTGASDAAEPEDDDFASFEWREPAGPDAPLGTPPPSATVAPSTPTSAPTPTPAPVDLPSDPGYATAAGSGPAPPAPPAAGPPSSEPGYETAAASAPAPPAPEPPSSEPPSSEPGYETAAASAPAPPPAPEPPSAEPVAETPVPEPDFRTYGRRDAPPAPEPQPDPEPVAAPEPEPEPEPAWGATAAPSRVPPAPAPAAVAEPAARPASAATAPDGERRGVRTGALALLGVGLIVAALVGFLVAPSKKKAAHAAELSNSASSPALQLAFPSTWRQTGAAPEIPGLPLTDAVALGGPSAGATIQAGRSTASGPTLLPKAFVARLPAAPRPVAVRLGPAVAYRYAKLTPGSPAQQVTVYAIPTDAGVLTLACLGAAAVASPDCEAIATSLRVAGAKALAPGPSAAYAEALGAALSTMQSGASAAGRDLAAAKTRAGQAKAATAMAEVYGTAAGTLRGMAVGPGDRDAHDAIVTAVRATDRDLRRLASAAGKGDSAAYRRASAAITRDRASVDAAVAGLRSAGYALG, from the coding sequence ATGACCGAGGTCAGCCGGGAGGTCGGCCGCTACGGCATCCTGCGCGAGATCGGGCGTGGCGGCATGGCGCGCGTGTACCTCGCGCGCCAGAACGACCTCGACCGGCTCGTGGCGCTCAAGGAGCTGTCGGCGTTCCACGCCAGCGATCCGCAGTTCGCCCAGCGCTTCCTGCGCGAGTCGCGGCTGGCCGGATCGCTGAGCCACCCCAACATCGTCACCGTCCACGAGTACTTCGAGTTCGAGGGCACGCCGTTCATCGCGATGGAGTACGTGCCGCGCGGCTCGCTGCGCCCCTACGTCGGGCGGCTGTCGCTGGCCCAGGTCGTCGGCGTCATCGAGGGCATGCTCGCCGGCCTGACGCACGCGGAGGGCAAGGGCATCGTCCACCGCGACCTCAAGCCCGAGAACGTGATGGTCACCGACGAGGGCCGGGTGAAGATCGCGGACTTCGGCATCGCCAAGGCGGGCTCGGACGTCGGCGCGACGGGCGCGTTCATGACGGCGACGGGCACGACGGTGGGGACGCCGGCCTACATGGCGCCCGAGCAGGCGATGGCACGCGACATCGGGCCGTGGACCGACCTGTACTCCTTGGGTGTCATGGCCTATGAGATGCTCGTGGGGCGGCTGCCGTTCCCCGAGAGCGAGGCGCCGATGGTCCTGTTGATGAAGCACGTCAACGAGCCCGTCCCGCCGCCGCGGTCCATCAACCCCGACCTCGACCTCGAGCTGGCCGACTGGATCGAGCGCCTGCTCGTCAAGGACCCGGCGGGACGCCTGCGCGACGCCACCGAGGCGTGGGACGAGCTCGAGGAGACGGTCATCCGGATCTTCGGCGCGCGCTGGCGGCGCGAGGCCCGGCTGCCCGCGCCCGCGCCGGTCTCCGACACGCCGCGCCCGCTCACGCCCGCTCCGTTCACCGGCGCCTCCGATGCGGCCGAGCCCGAGGACGACGACTTCGCGAGCTTCGAGTGGCGCGAGCCCGCGGGCCCCGACGCGCCGCTGGGCACGCCGCCGCCGTCGGCGACGGTCGCGCCGTCGACGCCCACGTCCGCGCCCACCCCGACCCCGGCGCCCGTGGACCTGCCGTCCGATCCGGGATACGCCACCGCGGCGGGGTCCGGGCCCGCCCCGCCGGCGCCCCCGGCCGCCGGGCCCCCCTCCTCCGAGCCCGGCTACGAGACCGCCGCCGCCTCGGCGCCCGCCCCGCCCGCGCCCGAGCCGCCGTCGTCCGAGCCGCCGTCCTCCGAGCCTGGCTACGAGACCGCCGCCGCCTCGGCGCCCGCGCCGCCGCCCGCGCCCGAGCCGCCGTCGGCCGAGCCCGTGGCCGAGACGCCGGTCCCCGAGCCCGACTTCCGCACCTACGGCCGGCGTGACGCACCGCCGGCACCCGAGCCCCAGCCCGACCCGGAGCCGGTCGCCGCGCCCGAGCCGGAGCCCGAGCCCGAGCCCGCGTGGGGCGCCACCGCGGCGCCGAGCCGCGTGCCGCCCGCCCCGGCGCCCGCCGCCGTCGCCGAGCCCGCGGCGCGCCCGGCCTCCGCGGCCACGGCGCCCGACGGCGAGCGCCGCGGGGTGCGCACGGGCGCGCTGGCGCTGCTCGGCGTCGGGCTGATCGTCGCGGCGCTCGTCGGATTCCTCGTCGCGCCGTCCAAGAAGAAGGCCGCTCACGCCGCCGAGCTGTCCAACAGCGCGTCGAGCCCGGCGCTGCAGCTGGCGTTCCCGTCCACGTGGCGCCAGACCGGCGCGGCCCCGGAGATCCCGGGCCTCCCGCTCACCGACGCGGTCGCGCTCGGCGGGCCCTCGGCGGGCGCCACGATCCAGGCCGGGCGCAGCACGGCGAGCGGCCCGACCCTGCTGCCCAAGGCGTTCGTGGCGCGGCTGCCCGCGGCGCCGCGGCCGGTCGCGGTCCGCCTCGGGCCCGCGGTCGCCTACCGCTACGCGAAGCTGACGCCGGGCTCGCCCGCCCAGCAGGTCACGGTCTACGCCATCCCGACCGACGCCGGGGTCCTGACGCTGGCCTGCCTCGGCGCCGCCGCGGTGGCCTCGCCGGACTGCGAGGCGATCGCGACGTCCCTGCGGGTCGCAGGCGCCAAGGCCCTGGCGCCCGGGCCCAGCGCCGCCTACGCCGAGGCCCTCGGCGCGGCGCTGTCGACGATGCAGTCCGGCGCGTCGGCCGCGGGGCGCGACCTGGCCGCGGCGAAGACCCGCGCGGGCCAGGCCAAGGCGGCGACGGCGATGGCCGAGGTCTACGGGACTGCGGCGGGCACGCTGCGCGGCATGGCGGTCGGGCCGGGCGACCGCGACGCCCACGACGCGATCGTCACGGCGGTCCGGGCCACCGACCGCGACCTGCGGCGTCTGGCCTCCGCGGCGGGCAAGGGCGACTCGGCCGCCTACCGCAGGGCCTCGGCGGCGATCACGCGCGACCGTGCGTCGGTCGACGCCGCGGTGGCGGGCCTGCGCAGCGCGGGCTACGCGCTGGGCTGA
- a CDS encoding phage tail protein — MSPPDDDRPGDGDGPPGEAPPPVAQDGDGDEDGAAADLAFVTAAAAGGEGGLAADDLFLTGPGFGTVRFARSTGSRSAPAVASARAILRSRMPSIYQDDDFTMRFLEALEQSLDPIVGLLDALPAHFSPDLAPADVLELVTSWLGLELNESQPTSERREIVRNAAGLGRARGTRRGLELALALGFPEFPFRVEEAGGVAWAVDPEALEPAPAPSFVVYCDTPIPQERQAAVARLIERVKPAHVAYRLRVRQAR; from the coding sequence GTGAGCCCGCCCGACGACGATCGCCCCGGCGACGGCGACGGCCCGCCCGGGGAGGCGCCGCCGCCGGTCGCGCAGGACGGCGACGGCGACGAGGACGGGGCGGCCGCCGACCTGGCGTTCGTGACGGCCGCCGCGGCCGGCGGCGAGGGAGGCCTGGCCGCCGACGACCTGTTCCTGACCGGCCCGGGCTTCGGGACGGTGCGGTTCGCCCGCTCGACGGGCTCGCGCTCGGCGCCCGCCGTCGCCTCCGCGCGCGCGATCCTGCGCTCGCGGATGCCGTCGATCTACCAGGACGACGACTTCACCATGCGCTTCCTCGAGGCGCTGGAGCAGTCGCTGGACCCGATCGTCGGGCTCCTGGACGCGCTGCCCGCGCACTTCAGCCCCGACCTCGCGCCTGCCGACGTCCTCGAGCTCGTCACGAGCTGGCTGGGCCTGGAGCTCAACGAGTCCCAGCCGACGTCCGAGCGCCGCGAGATCGTCCGCAACGCCGCCGGGCTGGGCCGGGCGCGCGGCACGCGACGCGGGCTCGAGCTGGCGCTGGCGCTCGGCTTCCCGGAGTTCCCGTTCCGCGTCGAGGAGGCCGGCGGCGTCGCCTGGGCCGTCGACCCCGAGGCGCTGGAGCCCGCGCCCGCGCCGTCGTTCGTCGTCTACTGCGACACGCCGATCCCGCAGGAGCGCCAGGCCGCGGTCGCGCGGCTCATCGAGCGCGTCAAGCCTGCCCACGTGGCCTACCGGCTGCGCGTCCGGCAGGCCCGTTAG
- the glgC gene encoding glucose-1-phosphate adenylyltransferase, with protein sequence MASIPRVMGVVLAGGEGKRLAPLTAHRAKPAVPFGGNYRLVDFALSNLVNGGCRQIVVLTQYKSHSLDRHIATTWRLSPLLGNYVTPVPAQMRHGPYWFAGSADAIYQNLNLLYDEKPDYVCVFGADHIYRMDPQQMVEQHIAGGAAVTVAALRVGLEQADQFGVIEAAPDGRTISAFREKPTDAVGLPDAPDRVYASMGNYVFTTKALIDAVTEDSRDEASKHDAGGNIIPMLVARGEAQVYDFSTNEIPGATGRDRGYWRDVGTLDAYYDAHMDLISVSPVFNLYNSDWPILTWPDPLPPAKFVFADEDRMGHALDSMVCAGVIVSGGTVRRSIVSPGVRVHSGAEIDDSIVLHHADIGRGAVVRKAIIDKNVRIEAGARIGVDPEADRERFTVSPGGIVVIPKGVTVTA encoded by the coding sequence ATGGCAAGCATCCCCAGGGTGATGGGCGTCGTGCTCGCCGGCGGCGAGGGCAAGCGGCTGGCGCCGCTGACGGCCCACCGCGCGAAGCCCGCGGTCCCCTTCGGCGGCAACTACCGCCTCGTCGACTTCGCGCTGTCCAACCTCGTCAACGGGGGCTGCCGCCAGATCGTCGTGCTCACGCAGTACAAGAGCCACTCGCTGGACCGGCACATCGCGACGACGTGGCGGCTCTCGCCGCTGCTGGGCAACTACGTCACCCCGGTGCCGGCCCAGATGCGCCACGGCCCCTACTGGTTCGCGGGCTCGGCGGACGCGATCTACCAGAACCTCAACCTGCTCTACGACGAGAAGCCCGACTACGTCTGCGTGTTCGGCGCCGACCACATCTACCGCATGGACCCGCAGCAGATGGTCGAGCAGCACATCGCCGGCGGGGCGGCGGTCACGGTGGCCGCCCTGCGCGTCGGGCTCGAGCAGGCCGACCAGTTCGGCGTCATCGAGGCCGCTCCCGACGGGCGCACGATCTCGGCCTTCCGCGAGAAGCCGACCGACGCGGTCGGCCTGCCCGACGCCCCCGACCGGGTCTACGCGTCGATGGGCAACTACGTCTTCACGACCAAGGCCCTCATCGACGCGGTGACCGAGGACTCGCGCGACGAGGCGTCCAAGCACGACGCGGGCGGCAACATCATCCCGATGCTCGTCGCCCGCGGCGAGGCGCAGGTGTACGACTTCTCGACGAACGAGATCCCAGGCGCCACCGGCCGCGACCGCGGCTACTGGCGCGACGTCGGCACGCTGGACGCCTACTACGACGCGCACATGGACCTCATCTCGGTCTCGCCCGTCTTCAACCTGTACAACAGCGACTGGCCCATCCTCACCTGGCCCGACCCGCTGCCGCCCGCGAAGTTCGTCTTCGCCGACGAGGACCGGATGGGCCATGCGCTGGACTCCATGGTCTGCGCGGGCGTCATCGTCTCCGGCGGCACGGTGCGCCGCTCCATCGTCTCCCCCGGGGTGCGCGTGCACTCCGGCGCCGAGATCGACGACTCGATCGTCCTGCACCACGCCGACATCGGCCGCGGCGCCGTGGTGCGCAAGGCCATCATCGACAAGAACGTGCGGATCGAGGCCGGGGCCCGGATCGGCGTCGACCCCGAGGCCGACCGCGAGCGCTTCACGGTCTCCCCCGGCGGCATCGTCGTGATCCCCAAGGGCGTCACGGTGACCGCCTGA
- a CDS encoding DUF1059 domain-containing protein has protein sequence MTRMMADCRRFPSDSNCSLTIIGETDEVIRAAAEHAASVHGHEDTPEMREQIRGMLEPAEAYSNAQRTPEPLPG, from the coding sequence ATGACGCGGATGATGGCCGACTGCCGTCGCTTTCCCAGCGACAGCAACTGCTCGCTGACGATCATCGGTGAGACCGACGAGGTGATCCGGGCCGCGGCCGAGCACGCCGCATCGGTGCACGGGCACGAGGACACCCCGGAGATGCGCGAGCAGATCCGCGGCATGCTCGAGCCGGCCGAGGCGTACTCCAACGCGCAGCGCACGCCAGAGCCGCTGCCCGGCTGA
- a CDS encoding eCIS core domain-containing protein, producing MEPAAIDQAVQTERATRVPFQEPAHRQHRPEHGTVAGLGAAAGNQAVARVLARMHDGEGILQGGVVHPDVQAAIGLAHGGGRPLHEGTAGRLSEVLQDPLHDVRVHDGPEAAMLARAVAARAFTVGNDIFFGAGEYRPGTADGDRLIAHEATHVIQQRGAPAAGPLTVSDPGDALEVEAEVLARGLDG from the coding sequence GTGGAACCCGCCGCGATCGACCAGGCGGTCCAGACGGAGCGCGCCACGCGCGTCCCGTTCCAGGAGCCCGCCCATCGGCAGCACCGCCCGGAGCACGGCACGGTCGCGGGGCTCGGGGCGGCCGCGGGCAACCAGGCTGTCGCTCGCGTCCTCGCGCGGATGCACGACGGCGAGGGCATCCTGCAGGGCGGCGTGGTCCATCCGGACGTCCAGGCGGCCATCGGCCTGGCCCACGGCGGCGGGCGCCCGCTGCACGAGGGCACGGCCGGGCGGCTCTCCGAGGTCCTCCAGGACCCGCTGCACGACGTGCGCGTCCACGACGGCCCGGAGGCCGCGATGCTGGCCCGCGCGGTCGCCGCGCGCGCGTTCACGGTCGGCAACGACATCTTCTTCGGCGCGGGCGAGTACCGGCCGGGCACGGCCGACGGCGACCGGCTCATCGCCCACGAGGCGACCCATGTCATCCAGCAGCGGGGCGCCCCGGCCGCAGGGCCGCTGACCGTGTCGGACCCGGGCGACGCGCTCGAAGTCGAGGCCGAGGTCCTGGCGCGTGGCCTCGACGGCTGA
- a CDS encoding AAA family ATPase, translating to MASTAEPTHDWFSFLDARVATAVRAAALRDTSPDEALRGLYISDEQALALADEAGAIGAQPRLERAAQRLGLDALDAAVLAVCAAPELHPRFGRLFAYLQDDVTRRLPSPRLAADLLAGDGIEPGEVLGCFGPRARLSTCGAVRLVGSEPSVPLAERAAKLGDRLAGFLLGAPALAESGAPLPLRRLAPQPMPEGRDDALARIASLLGSGSALPVLVCGPDAGPLVAAAAGRPLVLVDARTLEDPVVLPDAVLAAALEGAVLCLDGLRDLAPPERARVIAALDAHRGAIVLLAASGAEALAVNARAVLSVEVPLPGFAERRQAWERRTGGADAHDVAAKFRLSLQQIDDAAEVSLVAARAAGRGQPSPADLDLGARHASSSQLGELATRLPAGPVWEELVLPDRQRDRLRSISAYLRHRDRVLSDWGYERTVARTQGIKVLFAGESGTGKTMASQVLASELGLDIFRVDLATVVSKYIGETEKNLERIFGAADGSNAILFFDEADALFGKRSEVSDAHDRYANIEVAYLLQRMEAYPGAVILATNFKRNIDDAFLRRLDVVVDFPFPEAEDRRRIWELLLPAEAPVDADLDLDFLATQFKLSGGAIRNCSLAAAFLAADEDTAIGMRHLVLAVAQEYAKQGRLTLEADFGGFHDLVRMRGTVA from the coding sequence GTGGCCTCGACGGCTGAGCCGACCCACGACTGGTTCAGCTTCCTCGACGCGCGGGTGGCGACCGCGGTGCGCGCCGCGGCGCTGCGCGACACGAGCCCCGACGAGGCGCTTCGCGGGCTCTACATCTCCGACGAGCAGGCGCTCGCGCTCGCCGACGAGGCCGGGGCCATCGGCGCGCAGCCGCGGCTGGAGCGCGCCGCGCAGCGCCTGGGCCTCGACGCCCTGGACGCCGCCGTGCTCGCCGTCTGCGCCGCCCCCGAGCTGCACCCGCGCTTCGGGCGGCTGTTCGCCTACCTGCAGGACGACGTCACGCGCCGGCTGCCCAGCCCGCGGCTGGCGGCCGACCTGCTGGCCGGCGACGGCATCGAGCCCGGCGAGGTGCTGGGCTGCTTCGGCCCGCGGGCGCGCCTGAGCACCTGCGGCGCCGTGCGCCTCGTCGGCTCCGAGCCCTCGGTGCCGCTGGCCGAGCGCGCGGCCAAGCTCGGCGACCGCCTCGCGGGCTTCCTCCTCGGCGCCCCGGCGCTGGCGGAGTCCGGCGCCCCGCTGCCGCTGCGCCGCCTCGCGCCCCAGCCCATGCCGGAGGGGCGCGACGACGCCCTGGCGCGCATCGCCTCCCTGCTGGGCTCGGGCAGCGCGCTGCCCGTCCTGGTCTGCGGCCCCGACGCCGGGCCGCTGGTCGCCGCGGCGGCCGGGCGCCCCCTGGTCCTCGTCGACGCCCGCACCCTCGAGGACCCCGTGGTGCTGCCCGACGCCGTGCTCGCGGCGGCGCTGGAGGGCGCGGTGCTGTGCCTCGACGGCCTGCGCGACCTGGCCCCGCCCGAGCGCGCGCGCGTCATCGCCGCCCTCGACGCCCACCGCGGCGCGATCGTCCTGCTGGCCGCCTCGGGGGCCGAGGCGCTGGCCGTCAACGCCCGGGCCGTGCTGTCGGTCGAGGTCCCCCTGCCGGGCTTCGCCGAGCGCCGCCAGGCCTGGGAGCGGCGGACCGGCGGGGCCGACGCCCACGACGTGGCCGCGAAGTTCCGGCTCTCGCTGCAGCAGATCGACGACGCGGCCGAGGTCAGCCTCGTCGCCGCCCGCGCGGCGGGCCGCGGGCAGCCGTCGCCCGCCGACCTCGACCTCGGGGCGCGGCACGCGTCGTCGTCGCAGCTCGGCGAGCTGGCCACGCGGCTGCCGGCCGGGCCGGTGTGGGAGGAGCTCGTGCTCCCCGACCGCCAGCGCGACCGGCTGCGCTCGATCTCGGCCTACCTGCGCCACCGCGACCGCGTCCTGTCGGACTGGGGCTACGAGCGCACGGTGGCGCGGACCCAGGGCATCAAGGTGCTCTTCGCGGGCGAGTCGGGCACGGGCAAGACGATGGCCTCGCAGGTCCTGGCCTCCGAGCTCGGGCTGGACATCTTCCGCGTGGACCTGGCCACGGTGGTCTCCAAGTACATCGGGGAGACCGAGAAGAACCTCGAGCGGATCTTCGGCGCCGCCGACGGGTCCAACGCGATCCTGTTCTTCGACGAGGCCGATGCGCTGTTCGGCAAGCGCTCGGAGGTCTCCGACGCCCACGACCGCTACGCCAACATCGAGGTCGCCTACCTCCTGCAGCGCATGGAGGCCTATCCCGGCGCGGTGATCCTGGCCACGAACTTCAAGCGCAACATCGACGACGCGTTCCTGCGCCGCCTCGACGTCGTCGTCGACTTCCCGTTCCCCGAGGCAGAGGACCGCCGGCGCATCTGGGAGCTGCTGCTGCCCGCCGAGGCCCCGGTGGACGCCGACCTGGACCTCGACTTCCTCGCGACGCAGTTCAAGCTGTCGGGCGGCGCGATCCGCAACTGCTCGCTGGCGGCCGCCTTCCTGGCCGCCGACGAGGACACCGCGATCGGGATGCGCCACCTCGTGCTCGCCGTCGCCCAGGAGTACGCCAAGCAGGGCCGCCTGACGCTGGAGGCCGACTTCGGCGGCTTCCACGACCTCGTGCGCATGCGGGGGACGGTCGCATGA
- a CDS encoding putative baseplate assembly protein, whose amino-acid sequence MALSQIVLDDRRFQDLVNEARLRIHRSCPEWTEHNVSDPGITLIELFAWMTEMLVYRVNRVPDKLHVALLDLLGLGLAPPSAATADLRFRLAGTPTEPVTIPAGDTEVGTLRTASDESIIFQTTESITIAPLAPTAYVVEHGGTARNVKVAGGVARPTGPDQAAFGKPPAVGDALYVGFEDPLARLTVRIDVECSPARGAGVDPEDPPLRWEVSGPDGDWLEAEVLEDTTGGFNYGSGAVELQLPSRSAARSFAGQRCHWVRCRVHDHTRSGARATIFNLPPEVYEVTAGVVGAMLPAAHSARERGEVLGESDGTPGQCFTVRHAPVLPLAPDERLELRAPGAETWQPWEPRDSFVESGEHDRHFHLDLVSGEVAFGPSIREADGRWTQYGAVPEKGATVRFSTYRRGGGRVGNVAAGALTVLRSPIPGVATVRNPAPARGGVDAETLDSARHRAAMEIRSRHRAVTAEDFEYLCLEASPRVGRVVCVPPREGHAIGVHIVPRVDPADRRLAHDELLPDEDLLTEVAGYLDAHRLVGTTVHLLPATFRGVSVVANLQASILADPQRVEQDVIHALYTYLNPIVGGSPTGPGPGWGFGRTLSAGELHGIVHAVDGVQQVKILRIYETDVRTGEQSAKPAGNQILLGPTELIASGTHIIKATHDEAT is encoded by the coding sequence GTGGCTCTCTCCCAGATCGTTCTCGATGACCGCCGTTTCCAGGATCTGGTGAACGAGGCCCGCCTGCGGATCCACCGCAGCTGTCCGGAGTGGACCGAGCACAACGTCTCCGATCCGGGGATCACCCTCATCGAGCTGTTCGCGTGGATGACCGAGATGCTCGTCTACCGCGTCAACCGGGTGCCCGACAAGCTGCACGTCGCGCTGCTCGACCTGCTCGGCCTGGGGCTCGCCCCGCCCAGCGCCGCGACGGCCGACCTGCGCTTCCGCCTCGCCGGCACGCCGACCGAGCCCGTGACGATCCCGGCGGGCGACACCGAGGTCGGCACGCTGCGCACGGCCAGCGACGAGTCGATCATCTTCCAGACCACGGAGTCGATCACGATCGCGCCGCTGGCCCCGACGGCCTACGTCGTCGAGCACGGCGGCACCGCGCGCAACGTCAAGGTCGCCGGCGGCGTCGCGCGCCCGACGGGGCCCGACCAGGCCGCGTTCGGCAAGCCCCCCGCCGTCGGCGACGCGCTGTACGTCGGCTTCGAGGACCCGCTGGCGCGGCTGACGGTGCGCATCGACGTCGAGTGCTCGCCGGCCCGCGGCGCCGGCGTGGACCCCGAGGACCCGCCGCTGCGCTGGGAGGTCTCGGGACCCGACGGCGACTGGCTGGAGGCCGAGGTCCTCGAGGACACCACGGGCGGCTTCAACTACGGCAGCGGCGCGGTCGAGCTGCAGCTGCCGTCGCGCAGCGCGGCGCGCTCCTTCGCCGGCCAGCGCTGCCACTGGGTGCGCTGCCGGGTGCACGACCACACCCGCAGCGGCGCGCGCGCGACGATCTTCAACCTGCCGCCCGAGGTCTACGAGGTCACGGCGGGCGTCGTGGGCGCGATGCTGCCCGCCGCCCACTCGGCCCGCGAGCGCGGCGAGGTGCTCGGCGAGAGCGACGGGACGCCGGGCCAGTGCTTCACGGTGCGCCACGCGCCCGTGCTGCCGCTGGCGCCCGACGAGCGCCTCGAGCTGCGCGCGCCCGGCGCCGAGACCTGGCAGCCGTGGGAGCCGCGCGACTCCTTCGTCGAGAGCGGCGAGCACGACCGCCACTTCCACCTCGACCTCGTCTCTGGCGAGGTCGCCTTCGGCCCCTCCATCCGGGAGGCCGACGGCCGCTGGACCCAGTACGGCGCGGTGCCCGAGAAGGGGGCGACCGTGCGCTTCTCGACCTACCGCCGCGGCGGCGGGCGCGTCGGCAACGTCGCCGCGGGCGCGCTCACCGTGCTCAGGAGCCCGATCCCCGGCGTCGCGACGGTCCGCAACCCAGCGCCGGCGCGCGGCGGCGTCGACGCCGAGACGCTCGACAGCGCCCGCCACCGTGCCGCGATGGAGATCCGCTCCCGCCACCGCGCGGTGACCGCCGAGGACTTCGAGTACCTGTGCCTGGAGGCCTCGCCGCGGGTCGGCCGCGTCGTCTGCGTGCCGCCGCGCGAGGGCCACGCGATCGGCGTGCACATCGTCCCGCGCGTCGACCCCGCGGACCGCCGTCTGGCCCACGACGAGCTGCTGCCCGACGAGGACCTGCTGACGGAGGTCGCCGGCTACCTCGACGCCCATCGCCTCGTCGGCACGACGGTGCACCTGCTGCCCGCGACGTTCCGCGGGGTCAGCGTCGTGGCCAACCTCCAGGCCTCGATCCTCGCCGACCCCCAGCGCGTCGAGCAGGACGTCATCCACGCGCTCTACACGTACCTGAACCCGATCGTGGGCGGCTCGCCGACGGGCCCCGGGCCGGGCTGGGGCTTCGGGCGCACGCTCAGCGCGGGCGAGCTGCACGGGATCGTCCACGCCGTCGACGGGGTGCAGCAGGTCAAGATCCTGCGCATCTACGAGACCGACGTGCGCACGGGCGAGCAGTCGGCCAAGCCCGCGGGCAACCAGATCCTGCTCGGCCCGACCGAGCTCATCGCCTCGGGCACGCACATCATCAAGGCCACGCACGACGAGGCGACGTGA